The Paenibacillus tianjinensis genome has a window encoding:
- a CDS encoding redox-sensing transcriptional repressor Rex: MKSDKISEAVVRRLPVYLRFLNDLQKREIATVSSQELGQKLDLNPAQIRKDLAYFGDFGRKGIGYDVSYLIEKIRHILKLDQQINVALVGAGNLGHALSNYNAYLKDTMKITAVFDSYAPKVGQKINSLTVQPMEELGQTIRDQGIRIGIITVPDNEAQNVADILVESGIEAILNFAPVILKTPPTIRIHAADFTTDLQSLAYYLHDGKEEHSDEQE; the protein is encoded by the coding sequence ATGAAATCGGATAAAATATCGGAGGCTGTTGTCCGCAGGCTCCCTGTGTACCTGCGTTTTCTGAACGATCTCCAGAAACGTGAAATCGCCACAGTTTCCTCTCAGGAGCTAGGGCAGAAGCTGGATCTCAACCCGGCTCAGATCCGTAAGGATCTGGCCTATTTCGGTGATTTTGGCAGAAAGGGCATTGGATATGATGTATCCTACCTGATCGAGAAAATCCGCCACATCCTCAAGCTTGACCAGCAGATCAACGTGGCTCTGGTCGGTGCCGGTAACCTCGGTCACGCCTTGTCCAACTATAACGCCTATTTGAAGGATACGATGAAAATTACGGCTGTCTTTGATTCTTATGCGCCTAAAGTGGGACAGAAGATCAACTCCCTGACTGTTCAGCCGATGGAAGAGCTGGGCCAGACGATTCGTGATCAGGGGATCCGGATTGGGATCATCACCGTTCCGGACAACGAAGCTCAGAATGTAGCTGATATTCTGGTGGAATCAGGGATCGAAGCGATCCTGAATTTTGCACCGGTAATTTTAAAAACCCCGCCAACAATTCGCATTCATGCAGCCGATTTTACAACCGACCTCCAGAGTCTGGCCTATTATTTGCATGATGGAAAGGAAGAACATTCGGATGAGCAGGAATAA
- the dinG gene encoding ATP-dependent DNA helicase DinG, protein MKFAVLDFETTGTQSVGEIIQVGLAIIEEDRSISRVYGSYVKPGTPIPPFITGLTGITDEDVANAPELDEMMMELVPLLDDVVLVGHNVAFDFHFLQSALDRCGYLPFQGRILDTIDFLKICFPSLTTYQLGAVSAHFGLTHERPHQADSDALATALVLLQCLEELYSLPLLTIQRLTELFAEEDSDLAWYFDGLLREREMETFQPEGELTFHRQLALAVGDWTELVPPREEGTSNPLENISFEDYMAEVTKRLKDTLPQYESREAQEIMIGEVKTALQEEKHLLIEAGTGTGKSLGYLLPAIYQSVRTDQKVMVSTHTINLQDQLRERDIPLLTSVVPFPFKAAIFKGRGHYLCLRKFEHRINKKDFVSPREEALTAAQMIVWLTQTQSGDDEELNLNGRGGDFWETVASDTDSCLGRACPWFRKCYYHRAKHEAGIADVVVTNHSKLFADVKAGHQLLPAYEHLVIDEAHHLEDVAGKHLGMQMKYFTVAHTLTRLYKDSRNGQLPALRQTLQSSGSEEASEWSGVIDRIYPDLLTVKETWDALSDKLFGLLPERSDAAAGEAGQLVTRLHPGKKPKDWDELAALENTLNLSLSDIIRRGDKMLSEMRDTESQSSSDSLVTDIGGLFKDLASIREQIRFFMGLNDENIVYWMEGSGNYRGKSLQLYAVPVDVSTQLKELFFDKKKSIVLTSATLSVDKSFQFMIDNLGLSEAAEQDRLMTALLPSPFKYREQALLVIPRDFPSVKGSVGDARFVDKLVHSLAETAVATKGRMLVLFTSYKMLRQVYDPLKEALASEDITVLGQGVEGGSRSKLIRRFQDSSASVLLGTSSFWEGVDIPGEALTCLAIVRLPFQPPNHPLAEAKSELLQAQKKNPFMKLSVPQAVIRFKQGFGRLVRTAQDRGIVIVYDTRVIEAYYGKYFLYSLPGPKMEHMLTDQMVPRIEEWLEGGNESNIQ, encoded by the coding sequence ATGAAATTTGCCGTGCTTGATTTTGAAACTACGGGAACCCAATCCGTGGGTGAGATCATCCAGGTTGGCCTTGCCATTATAGAAGAAGACCGGTCCATCTCCCGGGTGTATGGTTCCTATGTCAAGCCCGGAACGCCGATTCCACCTTTTATTACGGGCTTGACCGGCATAACCGATGAGGATGTAGCGAATGCCCCGGAGCTGGACGAAATGATGATGGAGCTTGTCCCGCTTTTGGATGATGTTGTGCTTGTTGGACATAATGTCGCTTTTGATTTTCATTTTTTACAGAGTGCTTTGGACCGCTGCGGCTATTTGCCGTTTCAGGGAAGAATTCTCGATACGATTGATTTTCTCAAAATTTGCTTTCCGTCACTGACGACCTACCAGCTTGGAGCGGTAAGCGCTCATTTCGGGCTTACTCATGAACGTCCGCATCAGGCGGACAGTGATGCGCTGGCAACAGCCCTGGTGCTGCTTCAATGTCTGGAAGAGCTATACAGCCTGCCTCTGCTGACTATCCAGCGGCTGACTGAGCTGTTTGCTGAAGAAGACAGTGATCTCGCCTGGTATTTTGACGGCCTTTTGCGGGAACGGGAAATGGAGACCTTTCAGCCGGAAGGCGAGCTGACCTTTCACCGTCAGCTGGCACTGGCTGTAGGGGACTGGACTGAGCTTGTCCCGCCGCGGGAAGAAGGTACCAGCAATCCTTTGGAGAATATATCCTTTGAAGACTATATGGCTGAAGTAACCAAACGCCTTAAAGATACCTTGCCGCAATATGAAAGCCGGGAAGCCCAAGAGATTATGATCGGCGAGGTGAAGACCGCTCTTCAGGAGGAGAAGCATCTGCTGATTGAGGCGGGCACCGGTACCGGTAAATCGCTGGGCTACCTTTTGCCGGCAATCTATCAGAGCGTGCGCACTGACCAGAAGGTAATGGTCAGCACCCATACCATCAATCTTCAGGATCAGCTGCGGGAGCGCGACATCCCCCTGCTCACGAGCGTAGTGCCGTTTCCGTTCAAAGCTGCGATCTTTAAGGGAAGAGGGCATTATTTATGCCTGCGCAAGTTTGAACACAGAATTAATAAAAAAGACTTTGTTAGTCCCAGAGAAGAAGCCCTCACCGCGGCACAAATGATTGTGTGGCTGACCCAGACCCAATCTGGTGATGACGAGGAGCTGAACTTGAACGGCCGGGGCGGCGACTTTTGGGAGACTGTGGCGAGTGATACTGACTCCTGTCTGGGCCGCGCCTGCCCATGGTTCCGCAAATGCTATTATCACCGGGCCAAGCATGAGGCCGGCATTGCTGATGTGGTCGTTACTAATCATTCCAAACTGTTCGCCGATGTGAAGGCCGGGCATCAGCTGCTTCCTGCTTACGAACATCTTGTGATTGATGAAGCTCATCATCTGGAGGATGTGGCCGGCAAGCATCTTGGCATGCAGATGAAGTATTTCACGGTAGCCCACACCCTGACGCGGCTGTATAAAGACAGCCGTAACGGACAGCTGCCGGCGCTGCGCCAGACTCTCCAATCCTCCGGCAGCGAAGAGGCTTCCGAGTGGAGCGGTGTGATCGACAGGATCTATCCCGATCTGCTGACGGTTAAGGAAACCTGGGATGCACTCAGCGACAAGCTGTTTGGCCTCCTGCCTGAACGAAGTGACGCAGCAGCGGGTGAGGCCGGGCAGCTGGTGACACGCCTTCATCCCGGTAAGAAGCCGAAGGACTGGGATGAGCTGGCTGCATTAGAAAATACGCTGAATTTAAGCCTTAGCGATATTATCCGCAGAGGCGACAAAATGCTCAGCGAGATGCGTGATACAGAAAGCCAGTCCTCATCGGACAGTCTGGTGACTGATATTGGCGGCTTGTTTAAGGATCTAGCCTCAATCCGTGAACAGATCCGTTTCTTCATGGGTTTAAATGACGAGAACATCGTTTATTGGATGGAGGGTAGCGGCAACTACCGCGGCAAATCGCTGCAGCTGTATGCCGTTCCGGTTGATGTCAGCACACAGCTTAAGGAGCTGTTCTTCGACAAGAAGAAGAGTATTGTGCTGACATCAGCGACACTTTCCGTGGATAAATCCTTCCAGTTCATGATCGATAATCTTGGACTTAGCGAGGCCGCCGAACAGGACCGTCTGATGACAGCACTGCTGCCTTCACCGTTCAAATACCGCGAACAGGCGCTGCTTGTTATTCCGCGTGATTTCCCCAGCGTCAAGGGCAGTGTGGGGGATGCCCGCTTTGTGGATAAGCTGGTGCATTCACTGGCGGAAACGGCGGTCGCAACCAAAGGCCGTATGCTTGTGCTGTTCACCTCTTATAAGATGCTGCGTCAGGTATATGACCCGCTTAAGGAAGCACTGGCATCTGAGGATATTACGGTCCTTGGCCAAGGGGTGGAGGGAGGCAGCCGCAGCAAGCTGATCCGGCGGTTCCAGGACAGCTCGGCTTCGGTGCTGCTCGGGACCAGCAGCTTCTGGGAAGGTGTTGATATACCCGGAGAGGCACTGACTTGCCTGGCGATCGTCAGACTTCCGTTTCAGCCGCCCAACCATCCGCTCGCAGAGGCGAAGTCCGAGCTGCTACAGGCTCAGAAGAAGAATCCTTTCATGAAGCTGTCTGTTCCGCAGGCGGTTATCCGCTTCAAGCAGGGGTTTGGCCGGCTGGTTCGGACGGCTCAGGATCGGGGAATTGTCATTGTATATGATACCAGGGTCATCGAAGCCTATTACGGGAAGTATTTCCTGTATTCTCTTCCCGGTCCCAAAATGGAGCATATGCTGACAGATCAGATGGTTCCGAGAATTGAAGAATGGCTTGAAGGCGGCAATGAGTCCAACATTCAGTGA
- the bshA gene encoding N-acetyl-alpha-D-glucosaminyl L-malate synthase BshA, translating into MDRLKIGITCYPSLGGSGVVATELGKLLAEKGHEVHFITHSIPFRLGTFQKNIFYHEVEVNDYYVFRYPPYDLALATKMAQVAKMQGLDLFHVHYAVPHAVCAFLAKQMLGNDIKVVTTLHGTDITVLGQDESLKDLIRLGINESDAVTAVSQDLIKETRRVLDITRDIDLTYNFVDKRVYYPRDVTDLRGDFANPDEKILMHISNFRPVKRVSDVVDVFAKVSKEIPAKLLLVGEGPELPKIQAKINEMGLEHKVRFLGKQDEIAQVISLADLLLLPSEKESFGLVALEAMACGVPTIGSQAGGIPELIQHGKTGFLAPIGDTTAMAKYAVKLLSDEWMTEQFRKACLERSCNDFSRDSITNQYEDIYYRVLGRKVLGMDTIRG; encoded by the coding sequence ATGGACCGGCTAAAAATAGGCATCACCTGTTATCCGTCTCTTGGCGGCTCGGGGGTAGTGGCAACTGAACTGGGGAAGCTTCTGGCTGAAAAGGGCCATGAAGTCCATTTTATTACACACAGTATCCCGTTCCGGCTTGGAACGTTTCAGAAAAATATATTCTACCACGAGGTTGAGGTTAACGATTACTATGTCTTCCGATACCCTCCTTATGATCTGGCGCTTGCAACCAAGATGGCACAGGTAGCCAAGATGCAGGGGCTCGATTTGTTCCATGTTCATTATGCGGTGCCTCATGCCGTGTGCGCGTTCCTGGCCAAGCAGATGCTTGGCAATGACATCAAGGTAGTCACAACCCTGCACGGGACGGATATTACCGTACTGGGCCAGGATGAATCGCTTAAGGACCTGATCCGCCTCGGCATCAATGAAAGTGATGCGGTTACGGCTGTCTCTCAGGATCTGATCAAGGAAACCCGGCGCGTGCTGGATATTACCCGTGATATTGATCTGACCTATAACTTTGTCGACAAGCGTGTGTATTACCCTCGTGACGTTACCGATCTCCGCGGCGATTTTGCCAATCCGGATGAGAAGATACTGATGCATATCAGCAATTTCCGTCCGGTCAAACGGGTTAGTGATGTTGTTGATGTTTTTGCCAAGGTGAGCAAGGAGATTCCTGCGAAGCTGCTGCTTGTAGGTGAAGGTCCTGAGCTGCCGAAGATTCAAGCTAAAATCAATGAAATGGGTCTGGAGCACAAAGTCCGCTTCCTGGGTAAGCAGGATGAAATTGCCCAGGTCATCTCCCTGGCGGATCTGCTCCTGCTGCCTTCGGAGAAAGAGAGCTTCGGTCTGGTAGCGCTGGAAGCGATGGCTTGCGGCGTTCCGACAATCGGTTCCCAGGCTGGCGGTATACCGGAGCTGATTCAGCACGGCAAAACCGGCTTCCTGGCGCCGATCGGAGACACAACCGCTATGGCAAAATATGCGGTGAAGCTGCTGTCGGACGAGTGGATGACCGAACAGTTCAGAAAGGCGTGTCTGGAGAGATCATGCAATGATTTCAGCCGAGACAGCATTACAAATCAGTATGAGGATATTTACTACCGTGTGCTAGGGCGCAAGGTGCTCGGAATGGATACCATCCGGGGGTAA
- the bshB1 gene encoding bacillithiol biosynthesis deacetylase BshB1, whose amino-acid sequence MKLDILVFGAHADDAEIGMAGTIAKHTAAGLKVGLCDLTAAEMSSNGTVERRKQEAQQAAEVLGASVRTNLGLPDRGLYLTEEHLAAVTAEIREFAPAIVFAPYWEDRHPDHIACSKLVEEAVFNSKLRKYMPDKPAIPAPLLYFYFINDLGRTDLIVDVTQQYGLKEQALSCYRSQFEKIPGEDVVSTPLNEGYIERVRSRDMLLGQRRLIPFAEGFAAKVPHAVDLFISGGH is encoded by the coding sequence ATGAAACTGGACATTCTTGTATTCGGGGCTCATGCAGATGATGCTGAGATCGGGATGGCGGGAACCATTGCCAAGCATACTGCTGCCGGTCTGAAGGTAGGCCTGTGCGATTTGACTGCAGCGGAAATGTCCTCGAACGGAACCGTGGAACGCCGCAAGCAGGAGGCTCAGCAGGCCGCTGAAGTGCTAGGGGCATCCGTACGTACCAATCTCGGATTGCCGGACCGCGGCCTGTACCTGACAGAGGAGCATCTGGCTGCAGTGACTGCAGAAATCCGGGAATTTGCCCCGGCCATTGTGTTTGCCCCTTACTGGGAAGACCGTCATCCTGACCATATCGCCTGCAGTAAGCTGGTGGAGGAAGCTGTATTCAATTCGAAGCTGCGCAAATATATGCCGGACAAGCCGGCCATACCTGCACCGCTGCTCTATTTTTACTTTATTAATGACCTGGGCCGTACCGACCTTATAGTAGATGTAACTCAGCAATATGGTTTAAAGGAGCAGGCGTTGTCCTGCTACCGTTCCCAATTCGAGAAGATCCCGGGTGAAGATGTGGTATCGACACCGCTCAACGAAGGCTATATCGAACGTGTCCGCTCAAGGGATATGCTGCTCGGACAGCGGAGGCTGATTCCCTTTGCTGAAGGGTTCGCAGCGAAGGTTCCCCATGCCGTTGATCTATTTATAAGCGGGGGCCATTAG
- the panD gene encoding aspartate 1-decarboxylase codes for MFRHMMKSKIHRATVTEANLNYVGSITIDEDLMEAADLLENEKVQIVDNNNGSRLETYVIPGPRGSGVICLNGAAARLVQPGDTVIIISYAMLSSEELAGHKPTVVFVDAGNKPVKLVDHEVHATIA; via the coding sequence TTGTTTAGACATATGATGAAATCCAAAATTCACCGTGCCACGGTAACCGAAGCTAATCTGAATTATGTGGGCAGCATTACCATTGATGAGGACCTGATGGAAGCCGCCGACCTGCTTGAGAACGAAAAGGTGCAAATTGTGGACAACAACAACGGCTCGCGTCTGGAAACCTACGTCATTCCGGGACCGCGGGGCAGCGGAGTGATTTGTCTCAACGGGGCGGCCGCCCGTCTTGTGCAGCCCGGAGATACTGTCATTATTATTTCCTACGCCATGTTGTCATCCGAGGAGCTGGCCGGACATAAGCCGACTGTAGTGTTTGTGGATGCCGGCAACAAGCCGGTGAAGCTGGTAGATCATGAAGTGCACGCAACCATCGCTTAA
- the panC gene encoding pantoate--beta-alanine ligase has product MRQGGHTPIGFVPTMGYLHEGHASLLRRAGEMSSTVVMSIFVNPLQFGPNEDFASYPRDEARDLELAEREGADIVFIPSVEEMYPQPIRTKVSVSSLTTQLCGASRPGHFDGVTTVVSKLFNIVQPDYAFFGLKDAQQVAVLRRMVSDLNMNVEIIACPIVRENDGLALSSRNVYLSAQERSQALVLSRSLQSVRKAMEEGEVRTVDEARNLLVSVISSSPLAVIDYAEILTFPDLEPLDGSSLLTDADGEVIMALAVKFGRTRLIDNNVFIPKEAHALV; this is encoded by the coding sequence ATGCGTCAAGGAGGGCATACTCCCATCGGTTTTGTGCCAACCATGGGATATCTTCATGAAGGACATGCCAGTCTGCTGAGGCGGGCAGGGGAAATGAGCAGCACGGTTGTAATGAGCATTTTTGTCAATCCGCTGCAATTTGGACCCAATGAGGATTTTGCCTCTTATCCGCGCGATGAAGCCCGGGATTTGGAGCTTGCGGAACGCGAAGGGGCGGATATTGTATTTATTCCAAGTGTGGAAGAAATGTATCCGCAGCCGATCCGCACGAAGGTGTCGGTATCCTCGCTGACTACCCAGCTCTGCGGTGCTTCCCGTCCGGGCCATTTCGACGGCGTAACCACGGTTGTCAGCAAGCTGTTCAACATCGTGCAGCCGGACTATGCTTTCTTCGGTCTTAAGGATGCCCAGCAGGTGGCTGTACTGCGCCGGATGGTTTCTGACCTGAATATGAATGTGGAAATTATCGCCTGTCCGATTGTCCGGGAGAATGACGGTCTCGCGCTCAGCTCGCGCAACGTCTACCTGTCGGCGCAAGAGCGCAGTCAGGCACTAGTGCTGTCCCGCTCACTCCAGAGCGTCCGCAAGGCCATGGAGGAAGGCGAAGTCCGTACCGTAGACGAAGCGCGGAACCTGCTTGTCTCGGTGATCTCCTCTTCTCCGCTTGCCGTGATCGATTATGCGGAAATCCTGACCTTCCCGGATCTGGAGCCACTGGACGGTAGCTCACTCTTAACGGATGCGGACGGTGAGGTCATCATGGCACTCGCTGTGAAGTTCGGCAGAACCCGCCTGATTGATAACAATGTATTTATCCCTAAGGAGGCTCACGCTCTTGTTTAG
- a CDS encoding tetratricopeptide repeat protein, with product MFQHLFAEMNKMLQEIVTDYPSAEGAHRNDLLCKYNMLHRLSDEVMDEWLAFAEKLSQFREQSDFPVQPEEVVPHEAPELAMDSFVRGQGYYKLLMYGKCIEQFKEVIQQHPDSLAARLYLAMAYLQEGDGETAWGHLNHMLALIRESKLKAMIYNALGCIRASQERFKEASELFSLSLLHDPALPEPSVNLEVCRKRGGKLHFGNQLVSLL from the coding sequence ATGTTTCAACATTTATTTGCTGAGATGAACAAGATGCTCCAGGAGATTGTCACGGACTATCCTTCTGCGGAAGGCGCGCACCGGAATGATCTGTTATGCAAGTACAATATGCTTCACAGGCTTAGCGATGAAGTGATGGACGAATGGCTGGCCTTTGCCGAGAAATTAAGCCAATTCCGGGAGCAGTCCGATTTTCCGGTTCAGCCGGAGGAAGTGGTGCCGCACGAAGCTCCCGAGCTTGCCATGGACTCTTTTGTCCGGGGACAGGGGTATTATAAGCTGCTGATGTACGGCAAATGTATTGAGCAGTTCAAGGAAGTGATTCAGCAGCATCCGGACAGTCTGGCAGCTCGCCTGTATCTGGCCATGGCCTACTTGCAGGAGGGTGACGGAGAGACGGCCTGGGGCCATCTGAACCATATGCTGGCGCTGATCCGCGAGAGCAAGCTGAAAGCAATGATCTATAATGCTCTAGGCTGCATCAGAGCCTCGCAGGAGCGCTTCAAGGAAGCAAGTGAATTGTTTAGTCTTTCTTTGCTGCATGATCCCGCTTTACCGGAGCCGAGTGTCAATCTGGAGGTTTGCCGCAAACGGGGCGGGAAGCTTCATTTTGGGAATCAGCTTGTTTCGCTGTTGTAA
- a CDS encoding CCA tRNA nucleotidyltransferase — translation MEWTMAPSGMAEAAGKVIAGLLQSGREAYYVGGCIRDELLGRPVHDMDLTTSALPEEVMALFTRCIPTGLAHGTVTVLQDGYSFEVTTYRTESGYADHRRPEHVFFVSDVKEDLRRRDFTINAICCGLDGVLVDPFGGARDLSAQLIRCVGLAEERFDEDALRMLRCIRFASVLDFAVAKNTWRGLLRQRDKLAHIAVERVRSETERIIEGPHPWRGLGLLARSGLLPRGKAPFPWTGSELTAAAAILPGIGELQSARLRWALLLHALGQSAASADELLRAWTFPGATRSAVARVLRVREAWDAALASAPVGTGAEEALRRRWIAAVLALGTEAAEGWLTLLEAVPQAACVTLGGAQPPGSQSGSGTAGEPDVLFRQPTPDSIVQRHDKSASVASASQWTQAPVPDAPGAAAPLHIPPSRLRSWMAGMPLSSLAELAVTGKELSAALDKRPGPWLGELLQRLLHAVAAGDIPNDKQLLLQEAKKDGYK, via the coding sequence ATGGAATGGACAATGGCACCATCCGGTATGGCGGAAGCAGCCGGCAAGGTGATAGCAGGCCTGCTTCAGAGCGGCCGTGAAGCCTATTATGTCGGGGGCTGCATCCGTGATGAGCTCCTGGGCCGGCCGGTGCATGATATGGATCTGACGACCTCCGCGCTGCCGGAGGAGGTTATGGCCCTATTCACCCGCTGTATCCCAACGGGACTAGCGCACGGGACGGTTACGGTATTACAGGATGGCTACAGCTTTGAAGTGACGACGTACCGGACGGAAAGCGGCTATGCCGATCACCGCCGTCCGGAGCACGTCTTTTTTGTAAGCGATGTTAAAGAGGATCTGCGGCGGCGCGATTTCACGATCAATGCCATTTGCTGCGGGCTTGACGGTGTGCTCGTAGACCCTTTTGGGGGGGCGCGTGATTTAAGCGCCCAGTTGATCCGCTGCGTAGGCCTAGCGGAAGAGCGCTTCGACGAGGACGCGCTGCGCATGCTGCGCTGCATCCGCTTCGCGTCGGTGCTGGACTTTGCCGTCGCCAAGAACACCTGGCGGGGGCTGCTGCGCCAGCGGGACAAGCTGGCGCATATTGCCGTGGAGCGCGTCCGCAGTGAGACGGAGCGCATCATCGAGGGGCCGCATCCCTGGCGCGGCCTCGGCTTGCTCGCGCGCAGCGGCCTGCTGCCGCGCGGCAAAGCCCCGTTCCCCTGGACCGGCAGCGAATTGACGGCAGCCGCCGCCATCCTGCCCGGGATCGGGGAACTGCAGAGCGCCCGCCTGCGGTGGGCGCTGCTGCTCCATGCCCTGGGGCAGTCGGCCGCTTCGGCCGATGAGCTGCTGCGGGCATGGACGTTCCCGGGGGCGACGCGCAGCGCCGTCGCCCGGGTACTGCGCGTCCGCGAAGCATGGGACGCGGCACTGGCCTCTGCGCCGGTGGGAACCGGCGCGGAAGAGGCACTGCGGCGGCGCTGGATCGCCGCTGTGCTGGCCCTTGGCACGGAAGCCGCCGAAGGGTGGCTGACGCTGCTGGAGGCGGTGCCGCAGGCCGCCTGCGTTACGCTGGGCGGCGCGCAGCCGCCGGGCAGTCAGTCCGGCTCGGGCACAGCCGGTGAGCCCGATGTGCTTTTCCGGCAGCCGACCCCGGATTCAATCGTGCAGCGGCATGATAAGTCCGCATCAGTCGCGTCTGCTTCACAATGGACACAAGCGCCTGTCCCGGACGCACCCGGTGCGGCTGCGCCGCTACACATCCCGCCTAGCCGCCTGCGCTCCTGGATGGCAGGCATGCCGCTCAGCTCGCTGGCGGAGCTGGCAGTGACAGGAAAAGAGCTGTCTGCAGCCCTGGACAAACGTCCCGGGCCATGGCTGGGGGAGCTGCTGCAGCGGCTGCTGCATGCTGTAGCAGCCGGAGATATTCCTAACGACAAACAATTATTGCTGCAGGAAGCAAAAAAGGATGGATATAAATGA
- a CDS encoding biotin--[acetyl-CoA-carboxylase] ligase → MKSDDTQHLTRLNREHFVSGWKDNIQLLETVVSTQEEAKKLAEKGAPEGTAIRAEEQTGGRGRMGRKWHSPAGKGIWMSVVLRPDLPLSLTPQLTLLAGVAVCRAIREVTGVPAGIKWPNDLLAGGRKLCGILLESSLREGGLHYAIAGIGISANLTKEDYPDYLQGVGTSLLIEGGGIPVDRTRLTEAVLTELEYLYTLYIEQGFKPVKDLWEAMSVTLGRQISFSTPQGRSEGTAIGLDENGGLLLQDASGKIISILSGEIEMI, encoded by the coding sequence ATGAAAAGCGATGACACCCAGCACCTGACGCGGCTGAACCGTGAGCATTTCGTTTCCGGCTGGAAAGACAATATTCAGCTGCTGGAGACAGTGGTGTCTACCCAGGAGGAAGCGAAGAAGTTGGCCGAGAAGGGGGCGCCCGAAGGAACGGCGATCCGGGCTGAAGAACAGACTGGCGGCCGCGGGCGGATGGGCAGGAAATGGCACTCGCCAGCCGGAAAAGGCATCTGGATGAGCGTCGTGCTCCGCCCTGACCTGCCGCTGTCCCTGACGCCGCAGCTTACGCTGCTTGCCGGAGTAGCAGTGTGCAGGGCCATTCGTGAAGTTACCGGTGTGCCAGCCGGAATCAAATGGCCGAACGATTTGCTGGCCGGCGGGCGCAAACTCTGCGGGATTTTACTGGAATCATCTCTAAGGGAAGGCGGCTTGCATTATGCTATCGCGGGCATCGGTATTTCTGCTAACCTGACCAAGGAAGATTATCCGGACTACCTGCAGGGAGTCGGCACCTCGCTGCTGATCGAAGGAGGGGGGATTCCTGTTGACCGAACCCGGCTTACAGAAGCTGTGCTGACAGAGCTGGAATATTTATATACGCTTTACATAGAGCAGGGCTTTAAGCCGGTTAAGGATCTCTGGGAAGCCATGTCGGTGACGCTGGGCCGCCAAATCTCGTTCAGCACGCCTCAGGGGCGCAGCGAAGGAACTGCGATCGGTCTGGATGAGAACGGCGGTTTACTGCTGCAGGACGCCTCCGGGAAGATCATCAGCATATTGTCCGGTGAAATAGAAATGATCTGA
- the panB gene encoding 3-methyl-2-oxobutanoate hydroxymethyltransferase, with translation MAEKHATNIVKMKKMKADGVPLSMLTAYDYPSARLAEEAGIDLILVGDSLGNVVLGYDTTLPVTIDDMVYHTRSVVRGAPDTFIVTDMPFMTYHGSVDETLRGVRRLMQEGRAQAVKMEGGLEICDTVSAVVKAGVPVLGHIGLTPQSVNMIGGYRIQGKDPEDARRLINEAKALEAAGAFGIVLELVTEEVAEAITKALSIPTIGIGAGRYCDGQVLVFHDILRYTSPYREKRFVKTYADVGSLIREGISTYVKEVKERSFPAENHIFNADEHVLESLYGASGKGAK, from the coding sequence ATGGCTGAAAAACACGCTACTAATATTGTGAAAATGAAAAAAATGAAAGCGGACGGTGTGCCCCTGAGCATGCTGACCGCTTATGACTATCCGTCGGCACGTTTAGCTGAAGAGGCAGGGATTGATCTGATCCTGGTCGGAGATTCTTTAGGGAATGTGGTCCTTGGCTACGATACTACCCTGCCGGTAACGATAGACGATATGGTGTACCATACACGTTCAGTCGTCCGGGGGGCACCGGATACCTTTATTGTAACGGATATGCCTTTTATGACTTACCACGGCAGCGTTGATGAGACCCTGCGCGGTGTGCGCCGGCTGATGCAGGAAGGCCGGGCGCAAGCCGTCAAGATGGAAGGCGGGCTGGAAATTTGTGATACGGTCTCTGCTGTGGTGAAGGCCGGTGTGCCTGTGCTTGGACATATTGGTCTTACTCCGCAGTCTGTCAACATGATCGGCGGCTACCGGATCCAAGGTAAAGATCCGGAGGATGCCCGGAGGCTGATAAACGAGGCCAAAGCGCTTGAAGCGGCCGGGGCATTCGGGATTGTGCTGGAGCTGGTAACCGAAGAGGTGGCGGAAGCCATTACGAAGGCGCTCAGCATTCCGACGATCGGCATCGGTGCAGGCCGGTATTGCGACGGTCAGGTGCTGGTATTCCATGATATACTCCGGTATACCTCACCCTACCGGGAGAAACGGTTCGTCAAAACCTATGCCGATGTGGGAAGCCTAATCCGTGAAGGAATCAGCACCTACGTTAAAGAAGTGAAGGAGCGTTCCTTCCCTGCCGAGAATCATATTTTTAATGCGGATGAGCATGTATTGGAGTCTTTATACGGCGCCTCCGGAAAAGGAGCGAAATAA